The proteins below come from a single Necator americanus strain Aroian chromosome V, whole genome shotgun sequence genomic window:
- a CDS encoding hypothetical protein (NECATOR_CHRV.G20626.T1), with amino-acid sequence MRWTLLLVSFTCAFGYVFDCLDKCECDTEDEVVHCHNGDRTQLTLPHGQRLRGFPVIGLTYNNIVRLPDEATLLNKFPDLKVIDVERNPNFDCDSLTEYDRVKIVSDCFKNVSEISRVPRIYRPTRDCDFSCQAAKHYAKLHEYVLHLWEIIKQKYNDFDMDATLQQVQEFFKEIVRRVNQFGTDVQVNLKKVTEKSRNSDEITPMTELQDAEKED; translated from the exons ATGCGCTGGACATTGCTGCTCGTTTCATTTACTTGCGCTTTTG GATACGTGTTCGATTGCTTGGATAAATGCGAATGTGACACAGAGGATGAGGTTGTACATTGTCATAATGGTGATCGTACACAGTTGACGTTACCACACG GACAACGACTACGTGGTTTTCCTGTCATTGGTTTGACGTACAACAATATTGTTCGTCTACCAGATGAGGCTACACTCCTAAACAAATTTCCCGATTTAAAA GTGATTGACGTGGAAAGAAATCCAAATTTCGATTGTGATTCCTTGACCGAGTATGATCGTGTGAAAATTGTGTCGGATTGTTTCAAGAATGTTTCCGAGATCAGCCGAGTGCCGAGGATTTATCGACCAACTCGA gaCTGTGACTTCAGCTGCCAAGCCGCAAAGCATTACGCAAAATTGCACGAATATGTGCTTCATCTTTGGGAGATTATCAAGCAGAAATACAACGATTTTGATATGGAT GCCACTCTACAACAAGTACAGGAATTCTTCAAAGAGATCGTACGTCGTGTGAATCAATTCGGTACTGACGTGCAAGTAAATCTGAAGAAGGTCACCGAGAAAAGTCGAAATTCGGATGAGATCACTCCAATGACAGAGCTACAAGACGCCGAGAAAGAGGATTAA
- a CDS encoding hypothetical protein (NECATOR_CHRV.G20627.T1) — MPISEADRVKIEELRALVKEHLTPYYDTDFNLLRWLKGHDYNMDLIKPKLINHLMLRKGVWDLDNLPDKPRNHPVHEHWKSGLTGEAVRTPNCIVNIEQTGGNDYWGMSNAHPINEILKARMHDLESMLRAVMELEKKTGEQCAILYVMDLTGLKMDRRLMTLVTGGLAAISAFMAEHYVEMVHSFVVVNVPSFISAIWTVARPLLPEKTRHKVNILGSNWKQDIMDLVDPSCLPTYWNEDDLDGPFLAPVERGLEYSADEYYDQPVPENAQTLHIPAGKSGHVDVEAKKDTYLSWEIHANGHFAWTICEVDKEKDVDDLTQMKKVYPFFSKIPGPTMVPMMDKMQVPKTGIYRFWFGNHHAWFHTLKIQYVIENTT, encoded by the exons ATGCCTATTTCTGAGGCAGACCGAGTGAAGATCGAAGAGTTACGCGCCTTAGTCAAGGAACAT tTAACGCCATACTACGACACCGATTTCAATCTTCTTCGTTGGCTAAAAGGACATGACTATAACATGGATCTGATCAAACCGAAACTAATCAATCATTTGATGTTGAGGAAAGGTGTATGGGATCTTGACAATCTTCCCGACAAACCAAGGAATCATCCTGTTCATGAGCACTGGAAG AGTGGTTTGACAGGAGAAGCTGTTAGGACACCGAACTGTATAGTTAACATCGAACAAACTGGTGGTAATGACTACTGGGGTATGTCGAACGCGCATCCAATTAATGAAATCCTAAA GGCAAGGATGCACGATTTGGAAAGTATGTTGCGAGCTGTAATGGAACTAGAAAAGAAGACAG GAGAACAATGCGCCATACTGTATGTAATGGATTTGACAGGTTTAAAAATGGACAGAAGGCTAATGACGCTTGTCACAG GTGGTCTTGCTGCGATTTCAGCATTTATGGCTGAGCATTATGTGGAGATGGTGCACAGTTTTGTCGTGGTCAATGTTCCGAGTTTTATTAGTGCAATATG GACCGTCGCTCGCCCACTATTGCCCGAAAAAACACGACACAAAGTGAATATACTCGGTTCTAATTGGAAACAGGACATAATGGATTTAGTAGATCCATCTTGTTTGCCAACATACTGGAACGAGGACGATTTAGACGGG CCTTTTCTTGCACCAGTTGAGCGCGGACTGGAGTACTCTGCAGATGAGTACTATGATCAGCCAGTTCCAGAAAATGCTCAAACTCTGCATATTCCGGCTGGAAAAAGTGGACACGTTGATGTGGAGGCAAAGAAG GATACATATCTTTCATGGGAAATCCACGCCAATGGACATTTTGCTTGGACTATATGTGAAGTTGATAAGGAAAAAGATGTGGACGATCTCACCCAGATGAAAAAAGTTTATCCTTTCTTCAGT aaaatacCGGGACCTACCATGGTACCGATGATGGACAAGATGCAAGTGCCAAAGACGGGAATATATCGATTTTGGTTCGGGAATCATCACGCTTGGTTTCATACTCTCAAAATTCAATATGTCATCGAGAACACTACCTAA
- a CDS encoding hypothetical protein (NECATOR_CHRV.G20628.T1) encodes MYNSIGNEFIPLNECKNEGEEELLRAEGFYYKYEPHSTLSTSAATMNFIYFLFALIITVVQRSHSMFPTEMNGGYMPYGHHMPYGHHMPYGHHFPYAHHFPYAHHMMPYLGVVAAPAPVVHAAPAVMPYPVSHHHPQKELLNVAGALEREKEMLTDVSLRLPVNKAKQAKKNL; translated from the exons ATGTATAACAGCATAGGTAATGAGTTCATACCTTTGAATGAGTGTAAAAATGAGGGCGAAGAAGAG CTTTTACGTGCGGAAGGATTTTACTATAAATACGAACCTCATAGCACACTCAGCACATCAGCAGCAACTATGAACTTCATTTACTTCCTCTTCGCCCTCATTATTACTGTCGTCCAGAG GTCCCACTCCATGTTTCCTACCGAAATGAATGGTG GTTACATGCCCTACGGTCACCATATGCCCTACGGGCACCATATGCCCTACGGGCATCATTTCCCCTACGCACATCATTTCCCTTACGCTCATCATATGATGCCCTACCTCGGAGTTGTAGCCGCGCCTGCTCCTGTAGTACACGCTGCTCCGGCGGTCATGCCCTACCCAGTG AGCCATCACCATCCTCAAAAAGAACTACTTAACGTGGCAGGAGCTTTGGAGCGCG agAAGGAGATGCTCACTGATGTCTCCCTTCGCTTGCCAGTCAACAAAGCAAAGCAAGCAAAGAAGAACCTTTAA